Genomic segment of Natronoarchaeum philippinense:
CTGACGCCCGAAACCTCGTGGACATCATCTTGGGTGCACTGTTCGTCCTGCAGCATCGCTGCGTAGTACACTGCTGCAGCTGCGAATCCGGCTGGCGACTTTCCGGAGGCGATGCCCTGGTCGATCCCGACGGTGACGACGTTGTGCGCGAGCGTGCGCGTATCATCACTCAATTTGAGGGCGTCACAGTATTCGTCGATGAACGGTGCGGGATCGAACGCGTCGATCGGCTGATCGATCGCCGATTGGACCCATTTCGATCGGCGCAGCAAGTGCGATTCTTCGATCTCGGCAACTTCCGCGATCGTAGCCGCTGTCACCGGGACGCGCTCGATTTTACAGGCAACGTGGATCGCGGCTGCTGCGACGGCGTCGACCGAGCGTCCCTGTTGGGTCTCTTCGGTGTACGTTCGTGTGAAGATCGCCGCCGCGGTTTCGGCGACTTCGCCGTCTATCGCCAGCTCTGCGACCAGCGTCTCG
This window contains:
- a CDS encoding transcription initiation factor IIB family protein yields the protein MRRERMDIDALHERGRQRIETLVAELAIDGEVAETAAAIFTRTYTEETQQGRSVDAVAAAAIHVACKIERVPVTAATIAEVAEIEESHLLRRSKWVQSAIDQPIDAFDPAPFIDEYCDALKLSDDTRTLAHNVVTVGIDQGIASGKSPAGFAAAAVYYAAMLQDEQCTQDDVHEVSGVSKITIRNRYQEQAEVVGDVT